TACGTCTCGCGGCCGCATCAGGGCCAGCCAACCAGCCCTACCCTGTATGTGGTTTGTCCTATTCTCTATCTCGTTGTCGTCGCTATCTCGAAATCTACACGCGCGTGACTGGCCCCCTCTGGCTCTGAAAAGGCGGAGCGGGAGTTATTTCTCGCGACGTGTGGAAAAACAAACACCTGCGACGCGTGCCCCAGTTAGGATACAACTTCAGGGAGGGGTCGTGTGGGTGTCGACCTCCTGGTGCAGGTAGGGCGTTTGTTCTATGAATACAAGAGAATTGTCATGTCCTCTCCCTTGCGCAGTTCTACGTCGTGGTGCGCGTAGGGCGCGGACAGATCGGGCGACGTGCGCGGtaggcgcgtcgcgcggcgacaaCGGCGCGCCGGACTGTGTCCCTGTGCCTGCTCGGAGCGGTTGTTTCGGCTTTCCATTCGCTGAGCACTGTTTTCTTCTGTGCTACAGAGAAGACACATGGAGTTGCAGATGTGCGCGCACGATACAGCTGCATATCACGGGACCTCGCCGGCCGTCGCTCCTGGGGTGCTCGCAGCAAGACTCGACTAGCATTTTCGTAGTCGCGAAGAAGGATTTTTGTGTCCGTGCATGCGCCCTTTTGGTTCAGTCCCTCGTCGCTAGCTGGAAGGATTCTACCTTCCAAATTTCTTCCTGATTTTACTTCGTAGTCACCTCTTTTTCAGCGTTCTGTGCCCTCTCGGTCGCGTGTGTCCAGCTTTCCCCCAGCTGTACGGACACCTCTCGGCTGTCAGCTTCAGCGGATGCGCGACGACTTCCCATTTCTGTGATTGAACAGTACATGGACACTGAATTTGTGCATTCCGCCAAGCTTTCAAGGTGGAATTGAGTGATCGTGCACTCTCCACTGGGGGGTAGTGTCGCTTTTCCGCCCCGCGTCTATTCGCCACCGACGCAAAGGCACACGGTTTCGCACAGCTCAACTAGGCGCAACCCAGATACTTCTTTCGGCTACCACGCGGCAGACGGACGTTACAGGCACCTCTTCGTGGATGCAGTCTTGCGTATCTCCTCCTCCTTGGGCGCCGTGGGTAAATACCGCGCCGCACGCATATTTTAGACGGAATCGTTTGCTGAAGTAGCCTCAAATGCCTATGCAAGATTCCAGACCAGCTTTGCGATAGAGGGGGCCTTCGCCAGACAAGAGAGAGCCTTTTTGGATCTCCTTGGTGGTCATTCTCGCGAGAAACCAGGGTCGAGTGCGGGCGCCTGACTGCGCTTTGGTTGTCGTCTTCAAACCTGCGAAGTTGGCCTTCCGAAGGAGACTCAAGAAGTCTACACTTCTGCGTGGTTCGGGTCGAGCGGCAGATTCCGTGTCAGCAAACGGCTTTACGCGCCTGGTCCGCAATCACGACTCTGTTCGCGTTCTTTCCGTTCACCTCTCGGTTCCGTCCTCGCCATCCCCTTCTAGAAGATCTCCATTTATTgatatgcacatatatcCACGCACATGTATATCGGCGCGGTAAAACCACCAAGCCTGTAAAGAGGGAGACTGAGGAACGAGAAACAGAGGGACTGAAGGTCTAAAACACTCGCAAGCGAGACGTAGTCAACAGGAGAGCAGAGGAGATTGAGACAGTAGATTTTCGGAAGAGCCGACGCGACGTGGCCCGGAggtttcctccgccgccggcccgTTGAAGGAGGGCGCGTACCCGAGTTGGCCTCGTCATTTCGCATCAAGGTCTGCACATATTCCCTCTGAATATGGTTCGGTAGTTCCGTCAAGTCAAGCAGCTTCGAATAAAGACACATGGAGGAAACCCTTCAAGAGGTGGCCCTCTCAGGGCTTCCCAGGGCAGAGAAGATTCAGGCGCTGAATCTCCTCATAAAGATAATCAACAAGTAAGCCAGATGTCGCACACAGGATCGCTATTGGAGTAGTCATCATGAGGAGGCCGCCCGTGGTTCTGCAACTGCGTTGTTCGACTGTAGAATTAGCCGATTCTGCTTGTCCGTGCCCTCCTTGAAGGAGCAGTATTCGCCTTTGTATCCCTTTCTCCGCTGCCGTCCGGTCCTCCTCTGCTCGTGCCTCAGATATGTCCGCAGCGGTGGCTGGTCGTTGCCCACGCACGCGTTTAGGATGGACAAGTTTGTAATTAATTGTGATACTGGACTTCAGCACTCGTGTTGAGGAAGGCTCTGTCTTCTGCTCCACGTGTCGGCCCCTGCTGTGCGTTTCCGCGGAGTTCAATTGGTCGATCTGCGCCGTGTTTGCCTCGTTTTTTTTCAGCATTCTGTTCCCGCCGCCTACGGCCTCTCCAGCGGAAGTCGAGAGATTCAGGTGTATCAACAGTAGCAGCACAGCGCTTCAGCaacggctgctgcgccacgGGCCGGTCTACGAGAACTTGCTCCTTTCCTTGGGCTTCTTCCGGACTTCGGATCCCCCCGTCTCAtgtccgctgccgcagagtcACCAGGAGTACTTTTTCCTGCCGACAACCGTCGAGCGCGCCCAACTGGAAGCCGAACTCGAGCTGATTCGCGCGACGGTGGTGAGcctcgagggcgcagcggcggcaggcggcgaggagctcgtcgcggagagactcctcagcggcggcgcggagagctcctcgcctgcgcggcgtgtTGCAACGTGAGCGCCAGAAGCGAAGTTGGGCGACTAGAAGGGCTTTCTTACTCgccagcagcgagaagacgatGTTAAAGGGGGGGCCACCccgagcagcgagagagatagggagagagaggtacagaaaaacaaagaaaaagagagacacacacaaaaAACGAGAACCCAGAGCGGGCAGCatgcggcgggggcggcgccctgACTGGAAGCTTGGATACGTCTGCGTTTTTCGGAGTTTGACGACGTTGTGCTCGCAGTTTGTGCCTGTGTGCTCGCAGGACGTCGCGTGCGATTCGCgactcctccgcctccgcacacgcgaagacgcaggaagACCTCCGTCAGCTGCGGgaacagcagcgcgagcgcttcgcgcagagagcggagacagatGCTAGCCGGGGGCTGGCGAATTGGTTTTCGACTTCGCAggagcctgcggcgccggccgccgcctctgtcgcgtgtgagcgcagcgcgacggcgccgccgcctccgcagcccccGGCGGCCTCTGGAGGCGGGTCGCGGGGACGGGACTGCCGCTCGAACGCCGCAACGCGCTTCTTCAAAAACCTCTttggcgggcgccgccgaagccaagagcgcggagaggacaGAGACCATGCcccacgcggaggcgacgcgcgagggcctcgcaTGAAGACGCTCAAAGAcctgccgcccgcccctcgcaggcgaggcTGAGGATAGAGGCGGCTGCTGACCTCTCCTGGGAGACTCTAAACGTGTATGCAAAAAGAAAGCAACAACACGCACGCGAGATTGCTGAGAGTagggagagacgaggacgcgcagcaATCCCCCTCCCAGAAAACGCTTTCTTTGCTGCCTCGCGAACGAGGCAGGACGTTTGAGGGAGACCTCACGAAAAGGTGTACACACGCGCGGGAAGAAgagcaggcgagaaggggcgcgcctcaggaaacacgaagaaagagaaaacgacgcGGCTTCCCGCTTGGCTCGCGAAattctcttctctcgtgcCTGGTTGTTCAGACACCGCCAAAGACTCCTTCCTCCCGCTCGCTTGTGAGATCGGCGGGCGCTTGTTGGCATCAGAATCGTTCTCCGCTTTCGCGTCGTGGCTGAATCGGTCGTTTGAGTCACCAGCCCACCCCAGCAGCCTGAGGTTTAGTGCTCGGAACCTTGAGCCGGTAGCATTTCggtttcttctttcttcttggAGCCTCAGCGAGGGACGAGACGCAGCCAAAGCCTTAACAGGAGGTGCGGCCTCTGATGTGCTGAGCCCAGGAGAAATTTCTGTGCACGcctgtttcctctctcgaGGGCCCCATGTCGGTTGTGGAAGTCTCGAACCGTTCAGATCGAGAGCCTAGGGAACTAGAAAGAGTTTCGCATCTCAATTaacagaagaggagaccTCTGCGACGTTCCTGTATCTTCATTCTGgagggcgcctgcagcccgcgACTATAGCGAGAGggcacgcggcgcttcgctctcgcgtgcgctggccgtctcggcgaggcgcctctgtctgtcgAGTATCGCGGTCGCTGTAACAGAACACGAAGCATGTAATCACTTCTGCACTGAAGAGCAAAAAGCACAGGCGCGATGCCAACTGTCATGCTTGTGCGTCCGCAGAGTACTCaactctctctgctctcaAATACCTACtcacagatatatatactcACATCTATAGGTGTACATATACTCACACAAATATGTATCCGCTCACATATGTACACCTATATTGAACGGCTGTGGCTTCCTGTCGTAGCCTCCCTatccgcctgcagccgctttGCATGGTACACGTGTCTCGCGAACTCAGCTTACAGAAGAGACAACTCAGCTGCAACCTTGGCGGGAGGTTtttgcggcgaagagcgatTCCGCGGCAAATATGTGCCGCCTTAGAAGAGACCTCCACATGCAGACCCGACATACTCCGTATAGGCCAAGAGTATGGCGTGCTGCACATCGCGTGAACGTGCCTCCACCTGCCAGGGGGTGTTACTGAACTCTTTTGCCCTGATCCTGAatacgcagtgagctaagTAGATACAGGGAGCTTGACAAGCATAAATACatttaaatatatatacgaCAAGAGTTCAGGCCTGAACCCGTCTACGAGGCAGTGCAGTGTTCCTCTACACGCGCTCGTGGcccgcagcgcgccctccACCTCCGCCGGTGCGCAGGCTGTCTCTTCAACGGGCGCCTCATGGAGATCCCTCTGCTCAATTTCTGCTCCAAGCTCGCGGGCCTTTTGCTTTTTTGACTCAGTTTGAGGTGCTCGGGCGCGCCAGGCAAAAGCAGAACTCCGCGGTAGGCTCGATTAAGCCTTTTCAATCATGTTGAACGTATGATAAAAAGTGCCTTatctgcggcggagagtAGTAGCCACAGCCGGATACACCGCACGCTAAGCGGCCAACGCAACTTtagtatacatacatacataccaAGAATtagatatatgcatatgcatatatatatgtttacaAGATATACGGCGGCACTTGCGGACACATGTGCGGGCCTACAGATATTT
Above is a window of Besnoitia besnoiti strain Bb-Ger1 chromosome Unknown contig00007, whole genome shotgun sequence DNA encoding:
- a CDS encoding uncharacterized protein (encoded by transcript BESB_073820), giving the protein MEETLQEVALSGLPRAEKIQALNLLIKIINNILFPPPTASPAEVERFRCINSSSTALQQRLLRHGPVYENLLLSLGFFRTSDPPVSCPLPQSHQEYFFLPTTVERAQLEAELELIRATVVSLEGAAAAGGEELVAERLLSGGAESSSPARRVATTSRAIRDSSASAHAKTQEDLRQLREQQRERFAQRAETDASRGLANWFSTSQEPAAPAAASVACERSATAPPPPQPPAASGGGSRGRDCRSNAATRFFKNLFGGRRRSQERGEDRDHAPRGGDARGPRMKTLKDLPPAPRRRG